A genome region from Hevea brasiliensis isolate MT/VB/25A 57/8 chromosome 7, ASM3005281v1, whole genome shotgun sequence includes the following:
- the LOC110672154 gene encoding BTB/POZ domain-containing protein At3g22104, which translates to MSSKTKVKKIKGKKKEKNLDLRWVFGLFSWVMAVCCDLEVDVNGEETFMVDKKLISSYSRRLSKLFSKSTVSERNFKLIFNDFPGGAESFELMSRFFYNKGKIDITPYNISLLHCASQFMEMNISVSGTQNMLEQIEKSLQEINDWTWSELLITIKQCQGLSPSTNSLAIVEKCVDSIIGRIALSSESSSCLSTSSPDSSSIRFSCDTRSTVSLKSSMSRATWWFEDLSVLSPDLIEMVVKSLVSQKFDHAIIVRFLFYYQKSKFYTTTSDEKQKIVKTVIDMLYILDWNSVLCKRLFGILRVALSLNISKYSRNKLESMIGSQMDQATLDNLLIPSPHGMAYLYDINLVLRLLKSFLCDGNSQVTSLRLKKVAMLMDLYIAEVAPDPYLKPSKFLALVMALPDCARDSYDEIYRATDIYLQVHAGLSEEEKMEIYGVLNCVKLSVEACMHLSQNKKFSSKSAVQALKSQQLKLKSLLQGTNNSKCFGGSPSSLGEMGGKGMTNEASEQIVLCTGKLELSTECEKLRAHLQGMQCRVMELEEICRKMQTQMTKIMKSRVSSHNNARSLPKLCS; encoded by the exons ATGAGTTCCAAAACCAAGGTTAAAAAAATAAAGggcaaaaaaaaggaaaagaatctAGATTTGAGGTGGGTTTTTGGGTTGTTTAGTTGGGTCATGGCAGTTTGCTGTGATCTTGAAGTGGATGTCAATGGCGAAGAGACTTTCATGGTGGACAAG AAGCTTATTTCTTCATATTCAAGGAGATTAAGCAAATTATTCAGTAAATCAACAGTTTCTGAAAGAAATTTCAAGTTAATATTCAATGACTTCCCGGGAGGGGCTGAAAGTTTTGAGCTCATGTCCAGGTTCTTCTACAACAAAGGAAAAATTGATATAACTCCTTACAATATTTCACTCCTCCATTGTGCTTCACAATTCATGGAAATGAACATTTCTGTTTCTGGTACTCAAAACATGTTAGAACAGATTGAGAAATCACTTCAAGAAATCAATGATTGGACATGGTCTGAGCTATTGATCACTATAAAGCAGTGCCAAGGTTTATCGCCCTCAACAAATTCTTTAGCCATTGTTGAGAAATGTGTGGATTCCATTATTGGGAGGATAGCTTTGTCTAGTGAATCAAGTTCTTGTCTATCTACATCTTCCCCGGATAGCTCCAGCATTAGGTTTTCATGTGACACTAGAAGTACTGTGAGTTTGAAGAGTAGCATGTCTCGAGCAACATGGTGGTTTGAGGATCTTTCAGTTTTAAgtcctgatttgattgaaatggttGTAAAATCCTTGGTCTCGCAGAAATTTGATCATGCCATCATTGTTAGGTTTCTCTTTTATTATCAGAAATCAAAGTTCTATACAACCACATCTGACGAGAAGCAAAAAATTGTTAAAACCGTCATTGATATGCTTTATATTCTTGATTGGAATTCTGTTCTGTGCAAGAGACTTTTTGGGATACTTCGAGTTGCTTTGAGTTTGAATATAAGCAAATATAGCAGGAACAAGCTGGAGAGTATGATAGGTTCCCAAATGGATCAAGCAACTCTAGATAATCTGCTCATTCCATCTCCGCATGGGATGGCTTACTTGTATGATATCAATCTTGTTTTAAGGTTATTGAAATCATTTCTATGTGATGGAAACTCACAAGTAACTTCATTGCGATTGAAGAAAGTTGCCATGTTGATGGATTTGTATATAGCAGAAGTAGCTCCCGATCCTTATTTAAAACCTTCCAAGTTCTTAGCCTTAGTCATGGCCTTACCAGACTGTGCTAGAGATTCTTATGATGAAATCTACCGCGCCACAGACATTTATCTGCAG GTGCATGCTGGATTATCTGAAGAAGAAAAGATGGAGATATATGGTGTGTTGAACTGTGTGAAGCTCTCAGTTGAAGCTTGCATGCACCTTTCTCAGAACAAGAAATTTTCATCAAAAAGTGCAGTGCAAGCTCTCAAATCTCAGCAACTCAAGCTCAAAAGCTTACTCCAAGGAACCAACAATTCAAAATGCTTTGGTGGTTCCCCAAGTAGTTTGGGAGAAATGGGAGGCAAGGGAATGACTAACGAAGCCAGTGAACAAATTGTGCTTTGCACTGGGAAACTCGAGCTTTCGACTGAGTGTGAGAAGCTAAGGGCACATTTGCAAGGAATGCAATGTAGGGTGATGGAATTGGAGGAAATTTGCCGGAAAATGCAAACCCAGATGACAAAAATAATGAAGTCAAGAGTATCTAGCCATAATAATGCCAGATCCTTACCTAAGCTTTGTTCATGA